The Marispirochaeta aestuarii genome includes a region encoding these proteins:
- a CDS encoding TRAP transporter large permease yields MSIILIFTGLLLSFLILGVPVAFSIAATSIVSLIIKLGLPNLSFGMIAQMLIYGINNFPLLAVPLFLLAGTIMNSGGISRRIFDFAQRIVGSSRGGLAHVNIIASLIFSGMSGAAAADVAGLGPIELKAMKDAGYDDDFSCAVTGASSTIGPIIPPSVPMVLYGVLASVSVSKLFIGGIIPGLLLAVTLMVLSAVISAIKGYPRGEAWNAMKILSSLKGAFFALLTPLIIIGGIWTGVFTPTEAAAVTVVYSVLLGLFYQESSWQELFENLKHAAVTASAIMFILAAATIYNAALARTQMPEMVIRAVSAVSENPFVVLIILQFVLFIAGCFMSTAETITLFTPLFIPMLEQFGIDPLHFGVVMVLNLMLGQLTPPFGIVLFVLSRVGNLDMARLVKACLPFYIPILVVLIALILFPPLVTYLPNLVFGNW; encoded by the coding sequence ATGAGTATTATTCTGATCTTTACCGGGTTATTGTTAAGTTTTCTGATTCTTGGTGTACCTGTAGCATTTTCGATTGCAGCGACTTCGATTGTATCATTAATCATAAAGCTGGGACTCCCTAACCTTTCGTTCGGGATGATAGCGCAAATGCTGATTTACGGAATAAACAATTTCCCGTTGCTGGCAGTTCCACTCTTCCTCCTCGCCGGAACTATCATGAACTCAGGAGGTATAAGCCGTCGTATATTTGATTTTGCCCAACGCATTGTAGGGAGTTCTCGAGGAGGATTGGCTCATGTCAATATTATTGCCAGTCTGATTTTTTCGGGGATGTCCGGTGCGGCTGCCGCCGATGTAGCCGGCCTGGGACCAATCGAATTGAAAGCAATGAAGGATGCAGGTTATGACGACGACTTCAGCTGTGCTGTTACAGGAGCCTCATCGACAATAGGGCCGATTATTCCACCAAGCGTTCCGATGGTTCTTTACGGGGTGCTTGCTTCGGTGTCTGTCTCCAAGCTTTTTATCGGAGGGATTATTCCCGGATTGCTTCTTGCAGTAACCCTGATGGTATTGAGTGCAGTGATCTCGGCAATAAAAGGTTACCCTCGCGGCGAAGCATGGAATGCGATGAAGATACTTTCGTCTTTGAAAGGGGCATTTTTCGCTTTGCTGACTCCGCTCATCATTATAGGAGGGATTTGGACCGGTGTTTTTACTCCCACTGAAGCTGCCGCGGTTACAGTAGTCTATTCGGTTCTGCTTGGACTTTTCTATCAGGAAAGTTCCTGGCAAGAACTGTTTGAGAACCTAAAGCATGCGGCTGTGACAGCATCTGCCATCATGTTTATTCTGGCGGCTGCAACGATCTATAATGCCGCTTTAGCACGGACACAGATGCCGGAGATGGTTATCAGAGCAGTCTCCGCGGTAAGTGAGAATCCATTTGTCGTGTTGATAATCTTGCAGTTTGTACTCTTTATTGCCGGTTGTTTCATGTCGACCGCGGAGACCATCACCCTTTTTACTCCGCTCTTTATACCGATGCTTGAACAATTCGGTATAGACCCGCTTCATTTTGGTGTTGTCATGGTTCTGAACCTCATGTTAGGGCAACTGACGCCGCCTTTCGGTATTGTTCTGTTTGTTCTATCCCGGGTAGGAAATCTTGATATGGCCAGACTCGTCAAAGCGTGTCTACCTTTTTACATTCCGATACTCGTTGTTTTAATAGCGCTTATTTTATTTCCACCTCTGGTCACCTATCTGCCGAATTTGGTATTCGGAAACTGGTAG
- a CDS encoding TRAP transporter small permease: MSSLLEKIGKVGEVLAAWLLAAVTVIVALQVLFRYVLGIIAPWTEELARYTAVWMVYLGIIVATVRKDHIKVTVLVNRFPAAGRISAEFLAIFVAFFVSLIVFIGSIRLIANNWQQMAVTIPVSVTVLYIPLIIFSSLSMLVLIGRTVEIVKGSAR; the protein is encoded by the coding sequence GTGTCTTCTCTTCTTGAAAAAATAGGCAAGGTGGGTGAAGTTCTTGCCGCATGGCTGTTAGCAGCTGTTACAGTTATTGTAGCTTTACAGGTTCTCTTCCGGTATGTTCTTGGCATCATTGCACCATGGACCGAAGAGCTCGCCCGTTACACCGCTGTGTGGATGGTTTATCTTGGTATTATAGTCGCAACAGTAAGGAAGGATCATATCAAGGTCACTGTACTCGTCAACCGCTTTCCTGCGGCCGGAAGGATCAGTGCTGAATTTCTGGCAATTTTTGTTGCTTTTTTTGTCAGCCTTATCGTCTTTATCGGCAGTATTCGACTTATTGCGAACAACTGGCAACAAATGGCGGTTACCATACCGGTAAGTGTAACTGTTCTCTATATCCCCCTCATTATCTTTTCTTCGCTATCAATGCTGGTACTGATCGGGCGGACAGTGGAAATAGTAAAAGGGAGCGCTCGATGA
- a CDS encoding LacI family DNA-binding transcriptional regulator, producing the protein MNGNGKRDSLTLKDIAHLAGVSVGTASKVINGVGNVSLERRIRVEAVIEKLGYRPSALARSIKRRKTMVIGLIIPKIKNAFYIQIIDAIEKLVQKKGYTLFLGNSDENLSTEIGYLQTFAALRVDGLILASAGRIDPGKIMRELDTFKSMSIPVVSIVRQLDGSQLDTVLLDNVQGAYEATKHVLEMGHRRIAIISSPEHTSASRERIEGYSRALEEYKLPYTRDMIKVSEAIPESGYRITKEIIGMRNPPTALFVASNYPLIGSLQALRDTGRTIPDDISLICFDDPEWSPYIDPPLTAVHPNTDELCTAAVNTLMERINGDSSGQPVSVRIPTQLIVRKSVRRM; encoded by the coding sequence ATGAATGGAAACGGAAAACGAGATAGTTTGACCCTTAAAGATATTGCGCATCTGGCAGGAGTGTCTGTAGGAACGGCTTCAAAGGTGATCAATGGAGTAGGAAATGTCAGCCTTGAACGGCGTATACGAGTTGAAGCTGTTATTGAAAAACTCGGTTATCGTCCCAGCGCTCTCGCTCGAAGTATCAAGAGACGCAAGACAATGGTTATCGGGCTGATTATCCCGAAAATCAAGAATGCCTTTTACATCCAGATAATCGACGCAATAGAAAAGCTGGTCCAGAAAAAGGGATATACACTTTTTTTGGGAAACTCTGACGAGAACCTGTCGACTGAAATCGGGTATTTGCAAACTTTTGCTGCCTTGCGTGTAGATGGATTGATATTAGCCTCTGCCGGGCGCATAGATCCCGGCAAAATAATGAGAGAATTAGATACATTCAAGTCAATGTCGATTCCGGTAGTTTCAATTGTACGTCAGCTTGATGGTTCCCAGCTTGATACGGTTCTTCTGGACAACGTCCAGGGAGCCTATGAGGCTACAAAACATGTACTTGAGATGGGGCATCGTCGAATAGCAATTATATCAAGTCCGGAGCATACCTCCGCCAGCCGGGAGCGTATTGAAGGATATTCTCGTGCTCTCGAAGAGTACAAGCTTCCCTATACAAGAGATATGATAAAAGTAAGCGAAGCCATTCCGGAAAGTGGATATCGGATTACCAAAGAGATTATCGGTATGAGAAATCCCCCAACGGCTCTTTTCGTTGCAAGTAACTATCCGCTTATTGGCAGCTTACAAGCTCTTCGTGATACCGGTCGGACAATACCGGATGATATCTCTCTCATCTGTTTTGACGATCCCGAGTGGAGTCCCTACATAGATCCTCCTTTAACCGCAGTTCATCCCAACACAGATGAGCTGTGTACTGCAGCAGTCAATACTTTGATGGAGAGAATCAATGGCGACTCTTCCGGCCAGCCGGTTTCTGTTCGAATACCGACGCAGCTGATTGTTCGGAAATCTGTTCGGCGGATGTAA
- a CDS encoding TRAP transporter substrate-binding protein: MSRVVLLFFLIIGSVGIAFAAGNQDTAGSVSGDAPKEMVVATFHSKKGTPSVDGLFKFKEILEQKTDKIDVQVFFGGTMGGERELVEQVKLGTVHMCIEGWGTKGTYLKKVIPWGVPYLFSSSEEITATIQGKIGQEVSRIFENNGMVWAGEYFRGNRQLTSNMMVRSPEDLKGLKLRLPENPDWIVVWKEFGSLPTPIPSPEVFAALQTGVVDAQENPISSNYDKRLWEVQKYTILTNHIVDLEGYVLSKQYLDGLSPDLRQIVLDSAKEALEWATETSFSNEDTLKADMESKGMEFVKVDLKPFQETALSTMPHFQETWEPWVIDEVRKVVGK; this comes from the coding sequence GTGAGCAGAGTAGTTCTTTTATTTTTCCTGATCATAGGTTCTGTCGGAATCGCATTTGCTGCCGGGAACCAGGATACGGCAGGTTCTGTCTCTGGTGATGCCCCAAAGGAAATGGTTGTTGCTACATTCCATAGCAAAAAAGGAACTCCATCGGTAGATGGACTTTTTAAGTTCAAAGAGATTCTGGAACAAAAAACAGACAAAATCGATGTTCAGGTTTTCTTCGGAGGTACTATGGGGGGAGAGCGAGAGTTGGTAGAGCAAGTCAAGCTTGGTACTGTTCATATGTGCATCGAAGGATGGGGAACAAAAGGTACCTACCTCAAAAAAGTTATTCCATGGGGAGTACCGTATCTTTTTTCTTCGTCTGAAGAAATTACTGCGACCATTCAAGGAAAAATTGGACAGGAGGTGTCAAGAATATTCGAGAATAACGGAATGGTCTGGGCTGGAGAATACTTTCGCGGCAATCGGCAACTGACCAGCAATATGATGGTTCGAAGCCCTGAGGACCTTAAAGGCCTGAAGCTCCGACTTCCTGAGAATCCTGACTGGATCGTTGTCTGGAAGGAGTTTGGATCACTTCCTACACCCATTCCTTCTCCGGAGGTGTTTGCTGCACTCCAGACAGGTGTAGTAGACGCACAGGAAAATCCGATCTCGTCGAACTATGACAAGCGTTTATGGGAAGTACAAAAATATACAATACTTACCAACCACATCGTTGATCTGGAAGGATATGTTCTAAGCAAGCAATACCTGGACGGACTTTCGCCAGATCTGCGTCAGATAGTTCTCGATTCTGCCAAAGAAGCACTGGAATGGGCGACGGAGACCTCGTTCTCAAATGAAGATACTTTAAAGGCGGATATGGAATCCAAAGGTATGGAGTTTGTGAAGGTTGACTTGAAGCCGTTTCAAGAGACGGCCTTGAGTACAATGCCTCACTTCCAGGAGACCTGGGAGCCATGGGTCATCGATGAGGTGAGAAAGGTTGTAGGCAAATAA
- a CDS encoding cupin domain-containing protein: MKEKELFAYQKDMKYVVNKTNGRHSTLIVTKDDMGAENFIVGTHTMDPGGGAPVHTHEKESEAMYFYEGTGIAIIGDKEYQITKDSVMLAPPGIPHAIRNTGNGPLRFVFIYNPPLPEHVSREEYYKRAKDKI, translated from the coding sequence ATGAAGGAAAAAGAACTTTTCGCATATCAGAAGGATATGAAGTATGTCGTAAACAAAACCAATGGACGGCACTCCACGCTTATCGTGACTAAAGACGATATGGGTGCGGAGAATTTCATCGTAGGAACCCACACAATGGATCCCGGTGGCGGAGCACCTGTTCATACTCATGAAAAAGAAAGTGAGGCAATGTATTTCTACGAAGGGACTGGAATCGCAATTATCGGAGATAAGGAGTATCAGATAACCAAAGATTCTGTAATGTTGGCACCTCCGGGGATTCCTCATGCTATCAGGAATACAGGGAATGGTCCACTTCGCTTTGTTTTTATTTACAATCCTCCGCTTCCGGAACATGTAAGCCGTGAGGAGTACTACAAACGGGCAAAAGACAAGATCTGA